Proteins encoded by one window of Cloeon dipterum chromosome 2, ieCloDipt1.1, whole genome shotgun sequence:
- the LOC135937695 gene encoding lactosylceramide 4-alpha-galactosyltransferase-like yields MDSKIQLITNLNEFPRVRKSRILKGLCTFCVVLTVLPIFLVLNSFQKSHQNIIRIEKDYGIQPQTQPPCTDLVCQRHARIDSALEILESRNISRQAIFFIETSGRGTLLPRQLCALESAARHNPDADIYGLLLDLPADPRLTRDEQVLTLLRYYGNVRLLWAKSATYFVGTPLQEWNIANRINTSVNRAEDASDIMRVVTVLKYGGIYLDLDFVIQQSLTSMPPNWLTFELGSNPTSSAFGFQKGHPMVNIMANEQAATFDGSIFGYSGPSMVARVMSRTCGMSLSELFNTGKNCTDIVVLKPDKFYPISYPAWRLLFDESVAGQTMETVRSSLGVHMFNYLSHGANVTLGSNQAYSQLAQKHCPRAYWSCFKNF; encoded by the exons ATGGATTCCAAAATTCAGcttataacaaatttaaatg AATTTCCGAGAGTTAGAAAGTCACGAATCTTGAAGGGTCTCTGCACATTCTGCGTGGTATTAACAGTTCTGCCAATTTTTCTCGTCCTAAATTCTTTTCAGAAAAGCCACCAAAATATCATAAGAATTGAGAAG GATTATGGAATTCAACCCCAAACTCAACCTCCTTGCACCGATTTGGTCTGCCAGCGTCATGCCCGAATCGACTCAGCCTTAGAAATTTTAGAATCACGCAACATTTCCCGCCAAGCGATTTTCTTCATCGAGACCTCAGGCAGGGGCACTCTGTTACCCCGGCAGTTGTGCGCCCTAGAGTCGGCGGCCAGGCACAACCCCGACGCCGATATTTACGGGCTGCTGCTGGACCTACCAGCCGACCCTCGTCTCACCAGGGATGAGCAGGTGCTCACCCTGCTGCGATACTACGGCAACGTGCGCCTGCTCTGGGCCAAATCCGCCACTTATTTCGTCGGAACGCCACTTCAAGAGTGGAACATTGCTAACCGCATCAATACCAGCGTGAACCGCGCTGAGGATGCCAGTGACATTATGAGAGTTGTCACCGTACTAAA GTACGGTGGGATATATCTCGATTTGGACTTTGTGATCCAGCAGTCTCTGACCTCAATGCCGCCCAATTGGCTGACTTTTGAGTTGGGCAGCAACCCCACAAGTAGCGCATTCGGCTTCCAAAAGGGCCACCCAATGGTGAATATTATGGCCAACGAACAAGCCGCAACCTTCGACGGATCAATCTTTGGATACAGTGGGCCCAGCATGGTGGCTCGTGTGATGAGTCGGACCTGCGGAATGAGTCTTTCCGAGTTGTTCAATACAGGCAAAAACTGCACTGACATCGTAGTACTCAAGCCAGATAAATTCTATCCCATATCCTACCCTGCGTGGCGCCTATTATTCGACGAATCTGTTGCTGGCCAGACGATGGAAACTGTGAGAAGCAGTTTAGGCGTGCACATGTTCAACTACCTAAGTCACGGCGCCAATGTTACGCTTGGTTCTAATCAGGCGTATAGTCAGCTTGCGCAGAAACACTGCCCCCGGGCCTACTGGAGCTGCTTTAAgaacttttga